The Pyrus communis chromosome 9, drPyrComm1.1, whole genome shotgun sequence genome has a segment encoding these proteins:
- the LOC137745351 gene encoding receptor-like protein EIX2 yields MDLRNPYDFFDSERERWINAPLGGKINASLLSLKHLNYLDLSQNVFDSNQIPKFIGELKSLQYLNLSYASFRGEIPSSLGNLSSLNFLDLGGSYNLSSKNLNWLSHLSSLKYINLNGINLNSTGVSWAYDINMLPSLLELHLSSCQIESIPLSLQRINFTSLLVLDMSSNGIKSSSFRGWFFNLTNLVTLDLSLNDFEDSFPSEFSNFKSLENLDLSETGLKGQIPKVSGNLCKLKVLSLSGNKFDGGIEEFWRSLSNCPSNTLESLDLSYCQLESQLPVFLGMFKSLQNLYLEENNLWGSIPDSIGNLSSLRTLDLSYNKMNGSIPQSIGQLYELVSLLLSDNSWEGSLTEAHFINLTGLQIFEVGNIDRPTSLILDGAYDRVPPFKLFAISIINCRISPGFWVWLQTQTELFGVILQGNGISDSIPEEWLLKISSQPSYLDLSSNHFHGNFPSHLKFPNLTHIDLSHNQLEGPLPLWCFPNVDSLYLEGNLFSGPIPSNIDQMMPKLEELLLDENHMNGTIPPSICKMQNLKILSLRSNQFSGELPHAWNMESIMVFLDVGQNNLSGKIPTSLGVLRSLEILKLNDNNFGSEIPDALQNCSSLRSIDLGDNKLSGKVPLWIGRSNVSKLSRLRLRSNYFSGCISQQLCKLQGLHILDLSHNSLSGTIPMCLDNLTSLVNDASYEYNYDEFEQATLTLKGEELVYNTTLYLVKSIDLSSNNLQGEIPKEISSLIQLGTLNLSKNQLTGKIPSKVGNLHWLETLDLSYNHLSGQIPQSLSSLTSLSHLDLSYNNLSGRIPTGNQLQTLNFSSIYVGNQWLCGVPLSTKCPEDDTFTAKDAKDENEDVKDKLWLYVSVVLGFIIGFWGVCGTLILKTSWRYAYFQFFDDIKDKVTLSIALKVARFKRFLF; encoded by the coding sequence ATGGACCTCCGGAATCCATATGACTTTTTTGACAGTGAGCGTGAAAGGTGGATAAATGCTCCTTTGGGAGGTAAGATAAATGCTTCTCTGTTGAGCTTGAAACATTTAAATTACCTTGACTTGAGCCAGAATGTGTTTGATAGCAATCAAATTCCTAAGTTCATTGGGGAGCTTAAAAGTTTGCAATATCTCAATCTCTCCTATGCGTCATTTAGAGGAGAGATTCCCTCTTCTCTTGGTAACCTGTCAAGCCTAAATTTTCTTGATCTCGGGGGGAGTTATAACTTATCTTCCAAAAATTTGAATTGGCTTTCTCACCTCTCTTCCCTGAAATACATTAATCTCAATGGCATTAACCTTAACAGCACAGGAGTCAGTTGGGCATATGATATTAACATGCTTCCTTCATTGTTAGAGTTACATTTATCTTCGTGCCAAATTGAAAGCATTCCACTCTCACTGCAGAGGATTAACTTCACATCACTGTTGGTCCTTGATATGTCGTCTAATGGCATTAAAAGTTCTTCATTTCGCGGCTGGTTTTTTAATCTTACCAACCTCGTAACACTTGATCTATCCTTGAATGATTTCGAGGATTCTTTTCCAAgtgaattttcaaacttcaaatctCTGGAAAATCTTGATTTATCTGAAACAGGCTTAAAAGGTCAAATTCCTAAAGTCAGTGGAAATTTGTGCAAGCTAAAAGTCTTAAGTCTTTCAGGGAACAAATTTGATGGGGGGATTGAAGAGTTCTGGAGGAGTCTCTCAAATTGTCCAAGTAATACATTAGAGTCACTAGATTTGTCTTATTGCCAGCTTGAAAGCCAATTACCGGTCTTTTTAGGAATGTTTAAAAGTTTGCAGAATCTCTACCTTGAAGAAAACAATCTGTGGGGCTCAATTCCAGATTCCATTGGAAACTTGTCGTCCTTGAGAACACTAGACCTCAGTTATAATAAAATGAACGGCTCAATTCCACAAAGTATTGGACAACTCTATGAGCTAGTTTCCCTACTTCTGTCTGATAATTCATGGGAAGGTAGTCTAACAGAAGCCCATTTCATAAATCTTACCGGATTACAAATTTTTGAAGTAGGAAACATAGACCGACCCACGTCCCTCATTCTCGACGGGGCTTATGACAGGGTTCCTCCTTTCAAGCTCTTCGCAATTTCTATCATAAATTGTCGGATAAGTCCTGGTTTTTGGGTATGGCTTCAAACTCAAACTGAACTGTTTGGTGTTATCCTTCAGGGTAATGGAATCTCGGATTCCATACCTGAGGAATGGTTGTTGAAGATATCTTCCCAACCTAGCTATCTAGACTTGTCTTCCAACCACTTTCATGGAAACTTTCCATCCCATTTGAAATTTCCAAATTTAACGCATATTGATTTGAGTCATAATCAATTGGAGGGCCCTCTACCACTTTGGTGTTTCCCTAATGTTGATTCCCTTTATCTAGAAGGCAATTTATTTTCTGGGCCAATCCCCTCAAATATTGACCAAATGATGCCCAAGTTGGAAGAATTGTTACTTGATGAGAATCATATGAATGGCACTATTCCTCCCTCTATTTGTAAGATGCAGAACTTAAAAATCCTGTCTCTAAGAAGCAATCAGTTTTCGGGAGAACTCCCTCATGCATGGAATATGGAGAGCATTATGGTGTTTTTAGATGTTGGTCAAAACAATCTGTCTGGTAAGATTCCCACTTCATTGGGGGTACTACGTTCCCTGGAAATTTTAAAGCTCAACGACAACAATTTTGGCAGTGAAATTCCTGATGCCTTACAAAATTGTTCAAGTTTGAGGAGTATTGATCTTGGGGACAACAAGTTATCTGGGAAAGTACCTCTATGGATAGGAAGGTCAAACGTATCCAAGTTGTCTAGGCTACGATTACGGTCCAACTATTTTAGTGGATGTATTTCCCAGCAATTGTGCAAACTTCAAGGCCTTCACATCCTCGACCTCAGTCACAACAGCCTTTCAGGTACTATTCCCATGTGTTTGGATAACTTAACTTCGCTAGTCAATGATGCTTCTTATGAATACAATTATGATGAGTTTGAGCAAGCCACACTGACACTAAAAGGAGAAGAACTTGTGTACAACACAACTCTATATCTTGTAAAGAGCATTGATCTTTCATCAAATAATTTACAAGGTGAAATCCCTAAAGAAATAAGCAGCCTCATTCAATTGGGCACCTTGAATTTGTCCAAGAATCAATTGACTGGAAAGATCCCCTCTAAGGTCGGAAACTTGCATTGGCTCGAAACTCTTGATCTCTCATACAACCACCTTTCGGGACAGATTCCTCAAAGCTTATCATCTTTAACCTCTTTGTCCCACCTGGACTTGTCTTACAACAACTTGTCTGGAAGAATTCCTACTGGAAACCAGCTTCAAACTCTAAATTTTTCGTCCATTTATGTGGGCAATCAATGGCTATGTGGTGTTCCTCTCTCAACTAAGTGCCCTGAAGATGACACTTTTACTGCTAAGGATGCAAAGGACGAGAATGAAGATGTAAAGGATAAGTTGTGGCTCTATGTCAGCGTGGTACTTGGCTTTATCATAGGCTTTTGGGGCGTTTGCGGCACGTTGATCTTAAAGACGTCGTGGAGGTATGCCTATTTTCAATTCTTCGATGACATCAAAGATAAGGTAACACTATCAATTGCATTGAAAGTGGCTCGTTTtaaaaggtttttattttga
- the LOC137744145 gene encoding receptor-like protein EIX2 yields the protein MDSHCHLSIAHYLLLLLLVSSCMQSTTKLCFCLAGDEISSSVKTDSCIDEERQALLIFKQHLVDHSGRLSSWVGHDCCRWEGISCSNSTGQVVKMDLRNPYDFSDDDEYEEWRNASLGGKINASLLSLKHLNYLDLSLNSFDSNQIPKFIGELKRLQYLNLSSASFRGEIPSSLGNLSSLNFLDLGGKDINLNLNWHSHLSSKNLNWLSHLSSLKYINLEGIDLSSTGVSWAYDINMLPSLLELHLSSCQIERIPLSLQSINFLPLSLQRINFTSLLVLDMSSNGIKSSSFPGWFFNLTNLVTLDLSGNDFSNSFPSGFSNFKSLQNLDLFDTGLKGQIPKLSGNLCKLKVLSLSGNNFDGGIEEFWRSLSNCPSNTLKSLDLSDCKIESQLPVFLGMFKSLQNLNLGENNLWGSIPDSIGNLSSLRTLDLYYNNLLGSIPDSIGNLSSLRTLDLSDNQMNGSIPESIGQLCELVSLNLFDNSWEGILTEAHFINLTRLQEFAVGNIDRPMSLVFDGAYDKVPPFKLHIIGIGNCGISPGFWVWLQTQTELSYVILRGNGISDSIPEEWLLKISSQPTHLDLSYNHFHGNFPSHLKCPNLTYIDLSHNQLKGPLPLWCFPNVNSLYLEGNLFSGPIPSNIDQMMPKLEELLLDENHLNGTIPPSICKMQKLQILSLRSNQFSGELPHAWNMESIMVFLDVGQNNLSGKIPTSLGVLRSLEILKLNDNNFGGEIPDALQNCSSLRSIDLGDNKLSGKIPLWIGGSNVSKLSRLRLRSNYFSGCISQQLCNLQGLHILDLSHNSLSGTIPMCLDNLTSLVNGDSDESAYDVLEQATLTLKGEELVYNRTLYLVKSIDLSSNNLQGEIPEEISSLIMLGTLNLSMNQLIGKIPSKVGNLHWLETLDLSHNHLSGQIPQSLSSLTSLSHLDLSYNNLSGRIPIGNQLQTLNFSSIYVGNQWLCGVPLSTKCPEDDTFTAKDAKDENEDGKDKLWLYVSVVLGFIIGFWGVCGTLILKTSWRYAYFQFFDDIKDKVALAIALKVARFKMFLF from the coding sequence ATGGATAGCCATTGTCACCTCAGTATTGCTCACTATTTGCTTCTTTTGCTTTTGGTCTCTTCCTGCATGCAGAGTACTACTAAACTCTGTTTCTGTTTGGCTGGTGATGAAATTTCAAGCAGTGTGAAGACAGATTCATGCATTGACGAAGAAAGACAAGCGCTTCTCATCTTTAAACAGCATCTTGTTGATCATTCTGGTCGGCTTTCGTCTTGGGTGGGTCATGATTGCTGTCGATGGGAAGGTATTTCATGCAGCAACAGCACTGGTCAGGTCGTGAAGATGGACCTCCGGAATCCATATGACTTTTCTGACGATGATGAGTATGAAGAGTGGAGAAATGCTTCTTTGGGAGGTAAGATAAATGCTTCTCTGTTGAGCTTGAAACATTTAAATTACCTGGACTTGAGCCTGAATTCGTTTGATAGCAATCAAATTCCTAAGTTCATTGGGGAGCTTAAACGTTTGCAATATCTCAATCTCTCCTCTGCGTCATTTAGAGGAGAGATTCCCTCTTCTCTTGGTAACCTGTCAAGCCTAAATTTTCTTGATCTCGGGGGGAAGGATATTAATCTGAATTTGAATTGGCATTCTCACCTCTCTTCCAAAAATTTGAATTGGCTTTCTCACCTCTCTTCCCTGAAATACATTAATCTGGAAGGCATTGATCTTAGCAGCACAGGAGTCAGTTGGGCATATGATATTAACATGCTTCCTTCATTGTTAGAGTTACATTTATCTTCGTGCCAAATTGAAAGAATTCCACTCTCACTGCAGAGCATTAACTTCCTTCCACTTTCACTACAGAGGATTAACTTCACATCACTGTTGGTCCTTGATATGTCGTCTAATGGCATTAAAAGTTCTTCATTTCCCGGCTGGTTTTTTAATCTTACCAACCTCGTAACACTTGATCTATCCGGGAATGATTTCAGCAATTCTTTTCCAAGTggattttcaaacttcaaatctCTGCAAAACcttgatttatttgatacagGCTTAAAAGGTCAAATTCCTAAACTCAGTGGAAATTTGTGCAAGCTAAAAGTCTTAAGTCTTTCAGGGAACAACTTTGATGGGGGGATTGAAGAGTTTTGGAGGAGTCTCTCAAATTGTCCAAGTAATACATTAAAGTCACTAGATTTGTCTGATTGCAAGATTGAAAGCCAATTGCCGGTCTTTTTAGGAATGTTTAAAAGTTTGCAGAATCTCAACCTTGGAGAAAACAATTTGTGGGGCTCAATTCCAGATTCCATCGGAAACTTGTCGTCCTTGAGAACACTAGACCtctattataataatttgttgGGCTCAATTCCAGATTCCATCGGAAACTTGTCGTCCTTAAGAACACTAGACCTCAGTGATAATCAGATGAACGGCTCAATTCCAGAAAGTATTGGACAACTCTGTGAGCTAGTTTCCCTAAATCTATTTGATAATTCATGGGAAGGCATTCTAACGGAAGCCCATTTCATAAATCTTACCAGATTACAAGAGTTTGCAGTAGGAAATATAGACCGACCCATGTCCCTCGTTTTCGACGGGGCTTATGACAAGGTTCCTCCTTTCAAGCTCCACATAATTGGGATCGGAAATTGTGGGATAAGTCCTGGTTTTTGGGTATGGCTTCAAACTCAAACTGAACTATCTTATGTCATCCTTCGTGGTAATGGAATCTCGGATTCCATACCAGAGGAATGGTTGTTGAAGATATCGTCCCAACCTACCCATCTAGACTTGTCTTACAACCACTTTCATGGAAACTTTCCATCCCATTTGAAATGTCCAAATTTAACGTATATTGATTTGAGTCATAATCAGTTGAAGGGTCCACTACCACTTTGGTGTTTCCCTAATGTCAATTCCCTTTATCTAGAAGGCAATTTATTTTCTGGGCCAATCCCCTCAAATATTGACCAAATGATGCCCAAGTTGGAAGAATTGTTACTTGATGAGAATCATTTGAATGGCACTATTCCTCCCTCTATTTGTAAGATGCAGAAGTTACAAATCCTGTCTCTAAGGAGCAATCAGTTTTCTGGAGAACTCCCTCATGCATGGAATATGGAGAGCATTATGGTGTTTTTAGATGTTGGTCAAAACAATCTGTCTGGTAAGATTCCCACTTCATTGGGGGTACTACGTTCCCTGGAAATTTTAAAGCTCAACGACAACAATTTTGGCGGTGAAATTCCTGATGCCTTGCAAAATTGTTCAAGTTTGAGGAGTATTGATCTTGGAGACAACAAGTTGTCTGGGAAAATACCTCTGTGGATAGGAGGGTCAAACGTATCTAAGTTGTCTAGGCTACGATTACGGTCCAACTATTTTAGTGGATGTATTTCCCAGCAACTGTGCAATCTTCAAGGCCTTCACATCCTCGACCTTAGTCACAACAGCCTTTCAGGTACTATTCCCATGTGTTTGGATAACTTAACTTCGCTAGTCAATGGTGATTCTGATGAAAGCGCTTATGATGTGTTGGAGCAAGCCACACTGACACTAAAAGGAGAAGAACTTGTGTACAACAGAACTCTATATCTTGTAAAGAGCATTGATCTTTCATCAAATAATTTACAAGGTGAAATCCCTGAAGAAATAAGCAGCCTCATTATGTTGGGCACCTTGAATTTGTCCATGAATCAATTAATTGGAAAGATCCCTTCCAAGGTCGGAAACTTGCATTGGCTCGAAACTCTTGATCTCTCACACAACCACCTTTCGGGACAAATTCCTCAAAGCTTGTCATCTTTAACCTCTTTGTCCCACCTGGACTTGTCTTACAACAACTTGTCTGGAAGAATTCCTATTGGAAACCAGCTTCAAACGCtcaatttttcatccatttatGTGGGCAATCAATGGTTATGTGGAGTTCCTCTCTCAACTAAGTGCCCTGAAGATGACACTTTTACTGCTAAGGATGCAAAGGACGAGAATGAAGATGGAAAGGATAAGTTGTGGCTCTATGTCAGCGTGGTACTTGGCTTTATCATAGGCTTTTGGGGCGTTTGCGGCACGTTGATCTTAAAGACATCGTGGAGGTATGCCTATTTTCAATTCTTCGATGACATCAAAGATAAGGTAGCACTAGCAATTGCATTAAAAGTGGCTCGtttcaaaatgtttttattCTGA
- the LOC137744146 gene encoding uncharacterized protein yields the protein MMIYISFFFALFFQIFQIVYVQMGLNVLMSGCVVCSELRSSSGPRCVKATSTWSTVSSFTVPDDSSEPLAIPTEKEVNNSKELEGLSDPMRKDVSEVGKKIDAINKELKPLGHTCQKKKKKYRVALEFFNEKNREKVQLITKLMEVILLNNFLLGIARLAISWMG from the exons ATGATGATTTATATAAGCTTTTTCTTTGCTCTCTTTTTTCAAATCTTTCAAATTGTTTATGTGCAAATGGGGTTGAACGTGTTAATGAGTGGTTGTGTTGTTTGCAGCGAGCTCCGTTCAAG CTCCGGCCCCAGGTGCGTGAAGGCGACGTCGACCTGGTCGACGGTGTCTTCATTCACAGTTCCGGACGACAGTTCTGAACCTCTGGCGATTCCGACTGAGAAAGAGGTCAATAACAGCAAG GAGCTTGAAGGGCTCTCAGATCCAATGAGGAAGGATGTTTCAGAAGTTGGTAAGAAGATCGATGCGATTAACAAAGAGTTAAAGCCACTAGGACATACCTGCCAGAAGAAG AAAAAGAAATACAGAGTTGCACTTGAGTTTTTCAATGAAAAGAACAGAGAAAAAGTGCAGCTTATCACAAAGCTAATGGAGGTTATTTTGTTAAACAATTTTTTACTTGGCATAGCTAGGCTTGCAATTTCATGGATGGGTTGA